In a genomic window of Sulfurimonas denitrificans DSM 1251:
- a CDS encoding LysR family transcriptional regulator, which produces MLKDFAKLQTFLMVIKEKSFSKASAKLGISQPAVTQQIKFIEDYLDTKIVDRKKNGILLTKEGEELFRIATRLEKAISGSEKEILKIINKDFTFVMGSSNAIGNYILPNYLSEIKNRINNNVYMNVGLSCEIIDQLEDKKIDVALIESPVFRDGIVYREWVLDELVVFSNQPLKKHLTAEDLLGFDWICRDEHSHTRKLTSEAFDEMGVQCSNFHVLGILGSPTAIKESILHADPNSERPVVSVMSKHVIAAELAEGKLFDARLKNYKIERNFYIAYLKDRKHDAFVDNVVNYLLSLNKV; this is translated from the coding sequence ATGTTAAAAGATTTTGCCAAGTTACAAACCTTTTTAATGGTGATAAAAGAGAAGAGTTTCTCTAAAGCATCTGCGAAGCTAGGTATCTCTCAACCTGCTGTAACTCAACAAATAAAATTTATAGAAGATTATCTTGATACAAAAATTGTAGATAGAAAAAAGAATGGTATTTTACTCACAAAAGAGGGTGAAGAGCTCTTTAGAATTGCCACAAGACTTGAAAAAGCGATATCTGGTAGCGAAAAAGAGATTTTAAAAATAATTAATAAAGATTTTACGTTTGTTATGGGCTCTTCAAATGCAATCGGAAACTATATTCTTCCAAACTACCTAAGTGAAATCAAAAACAGAATAAACAATAATGTTTATATGAACGTCGGTCTTTCTTGTGAAATAATTGATCAGCTTGAAGACAAAAAGATAGATGTTGCACTCATTGAATCTCCTGTTTTTAGAGATGGAATTGTATATAGAGAGTGGGTTTTGGATGAGCTTGTTGTATTTTCAAATCAACCTTTAAAAAAACATCTAACCGCTGAGGATTTACTTGGATTTGATTGGATTTGTAGAGATGAGCACTCTCATACACGCAAACTAACCAGTGAAGCTTTTGATGAGATGGGTGTTCAGTGCAGTAATTTCCATGTGCTAGGTATTTTGGGAAGCCCCACTGCTATTAAAGAGTCAATTTTACATGCAGATCCAAATTCTGAGAGACCAGTTGTATCAGTTATGTCAAAACATGTTATCGCTGCTGAATTAGCAGAGGGAAAACTATTTGATGCAAGGTTGAAAAACTATAAAATAGAGAGAAATTTCTATATTGCCTATTTAAAAGATAGAAAACATGACGCTTTTGTCGATAATGTTGTAAACTATCTTCTTTCTCTAAACAAAGTTTAA
- a CDS encoding ATP-dependent helicase → MEKIFEKLNNSQTDAVKQTEGPVLILAGAGSGKTTTIVSRLAYLIEGIGIPASNTLTLTFTNKAAKEMRERASNMMSNLAYPPLLCTFHKFGLLFLKFNIHLLGRQNNFVVIDSDDKKRIIKKINSELATPLIASEISRYKNSLLTPDDAYKQAEFFNYQQIAKIYEEYENYLLENNLVDFDDLIALTFKLLDENPELARTTSDKYRYIMVDEYQDTNELQLKLLQKLCSTHNNICVVGDDDQSIYGWRGAHIRNIMEFDQDFIGTSVFKLEENYRSREPILKVANALIEHNRSRLGKKLIPTRGGGEDITILNSSDENEEARKIATKVNKLLDSGVKAEDIAVLYRVNVLSRSIEDGLNRAGIAYKLVGGLRFYDRAEIKDLISYLRVITNFHDDFSFKRIVNKPKRGMGKASVDKIELAAHANETSIFEYIEKIAITDLETLVKSKNAKTLKKFVKDIRSVANAAKESTYNFIDILEDTFHLKDIYKGLPDEVERVLNMDEFYGLFRDFIKNSPSASLDEFLNELTLQSEQDQVEGDSIYMMSIHASKGLEFDHIFIIGLEEGFLPLVGDGSDLEEERRLGYVSFTRAKDTLTLSHVDSRFYKGRRSDLQKSRFFNEAGLCEGSLIVEKNTAFKKGDLVRHKIFGTGRVNGVSKSGREFKLNINFAGTKRDILASFVERL, encoded by the coding sequence ATGGAAAAAATATTTGAAAAACTAAATAATTCGCAAACTGATGCAGTTAAACAGACTGAGGGTCCAGTCCTAATCTTAGCTGGAGCGGGGAGTGGAAAAACTACTACCATTGTTTCTCGTTTAGCATATCTAATAGAGGGTATTGGAATACCAGCTTCAAACACATTAACTCTTACTTTTACTAATAAAGCAGCAAAAGAGATGAGAGAACGTGCTTCTAACATGATGAGCAATCTTGCTTATCCACCTTTATTGTGTACGTTTCATAAGTTTGGATTGCTTTTTTTAAAGTTTAACATTCATCTCTTAGGGAGGCAAAACAACTTTGTAGTAATAGATAGTGATGATAAAAAACGAATTATTAAAAAGATAAATAGTGAGCTGGCAACCCCATTGATTGCAAGCGAAATATCAAGATATAAAAACTCTCTTCTTACTCCAGATGATGCCTATAAGCAGGCAGAATTTTTTAATTATCAACAAATTGCAAAGATTTATGAAGAGTATGAGAACTATCTTTTAGAGAATAATTTAGTTGATTTTGATGACTTAATCGCTTTAACTTTTAAACTTTTAGATGAAAATCCAGAGTTAGCGCGAACAACTTCAGATAAGTATCGATACATCATGGTAGATGAGTATCAAGATACAAATGAGCTTCAGCTAAAACTTCTGCAAAAACTCTGTAGTACTCATAACAACATCTGTGTAGTTGGAGATGATGATCAGAGTATTTATGGATGGCGAGGTGCGCATATTAGGAATATCATGGAGTTTGATCAGGATTTTATAGGCACATCTGTTTTTAAATTAGAAGAGAATTACCGCTCTCGTGAGCCAATATTAAAAGTTGCGAATGCTTTGATTGAGCATAATCGCTCACGCTTAGGCAAGAAGCTTATTCCAACACGTGGTGGCGGTGAAGATATTACTATTTTGAACTCTAGCGATGAAAATGAAGAAGCAAGAAAGATAGCTACAAAAGTCAATAAGCTCTTGGATTCTGGAGTTAAGGCTGAGGATATAGCAGTTTTATATCGTGTGAATGTTTTAAGTAGATCAATTGAAGATGGATTAAATCGTGCGGGCATTGCGTATAAATTAGTTGGCGGACTTAGATTTTACGATAGAGCAGAGATAAAAGATCTCATAAGTTATCTTCGTGTTATCACAAATTTTCATGATGATTTTTCATTCAAGCGCATAGTTAATAAGCCAAAGAGAGGCATGGGCAAAGCAAGTGTAGATAAGATAGAGTTAGCGGCACATGCAAATGAGACATCAATCTTTGAATATATTGAAAAAATTGCTATCACAGATTTAGAAACACTTGTTAAGAGCAAAAATGCAAAAACACTAAAAAAATTTGTAAAAGATATACGAAGTGTTGCAAATGCAGCAAAAGAGAGCACCTACAATTTTATAGATATTTTAGAAGATACCTTTCATCTAAAAGATATCTATAAAGGGCTTCCAGATGAGGTTGAGAGAGTTTTAAATATGGATGAGTTCTATGGACTCTTTAGAGACTTTATAAAAAATTCTCCATCAGCATCTCTTGATGAGTTTTTAAACGAGCTTACACTTCAGAGTGAGCAAGATCAAGTTGAGGGCGATAGTATTTACATGATGAGTATTCACGCTTCAAAAGGCTTGGAGTTTGATCATATATTTATTATCGGGCTTGAAGAGGGCTTTTTACCTCTTGTCGGTGATGGAAGTGATTTAGAAGAGGAGAGACGTCTTGGATATGTATCTTTTACGAGAGCAAAAGACACTCTCACACTCTCACATGTAGATAGCAGATTTTACAAAGGAAGAAGAAGCGATTTGCAAAAGAGCAGATTTTTCAATGAAGCTGGACTCTGTGAGGGCTCTTTAATAGTTGAGAAAAATACAGCCTTTAAAAAAGGTGATTTGGTTCGTCATAAAATATTTGGTACGGGACGAGTAAATGGTGTTAGCAAGTCTGGACGAGAGTTTAAATTAAATATCAATTTTGCAGGTACAAAACGCGATATTTTGGCTTCATTTGTAGAGAGACTATGA
- the truB gene encoding tRNA pseudouridine(55) synthase TruB — MNRLFVAYKPAGIGSNLFLSRIKREYKTKKAGFSGTLDPFAKGVLIIGMGSYTKLFRFLAKAPKVYRATLWLGAKSDTLDTEMIEEVEILEEFDEADVLKAIKSLEGSLEYEPPIFSAKQINGQRAYDLARAGVEFSLNKINSTIYETKLVSYCHPFVTFEAIVSEGTYIRSLGLIIANRLGVKNGSLSALERLSEGRFKYDNHKPLDIKKSLNMMQNFYHGDSDNLKYGRVLALNDLEIKSDGFYWLDSGSFISIIHVKDAKVNYELGRIEC; from the coding sequence ATGAATAGACTCTTTGTCGCATATAAACCAGCGGGTATTGGCTCAAACCTTTTTCTATCTCGCATAAAGAGAGAGTATAAAACAAAAAAAGCTGGATTCTCTGGAACTCTTGACCCATTTGCCAAAGGGGTTTTAATTATTGGCATGGGGAGTTATACAAAACTCTTTAGATTTTTAGCCAAAGCACCAAAAGTTTATCGTGCAACTCTTTGGCTGGGTGCAAAAAGCGATACTTTAGATACTGAGATGATAGAAGAGGTTGAGATATTAGAAGAGTTTGATGAAGCTGATGTTTTAAAAGCCATAAAATCACTAGAAGGCTCCTTAGAGTATGAGCCGCCAATATTTAGTGCAAAGCAGATAAATGGACAAAGAGCTTATGATTTGGCTCGTGCAGGAGTAGAGTTTTCACTAAATAAGATAAATTCAACAATATATGAGACTAAGCTGGTAAGCTATTGCCACCCATTTGTAACTTTTGAAGCAATAGTTTCAGAGGGGACGTATATTCGCTCATTAGGGCTTATAATTGCAAATAGATTAGGTGTTAAAAACGGAAGTTTGAGTGCGTTAGAGAGACTTAGCGAGGGACGATTTAAATATGATAATCACAAACCTTTAGATATAAAAAAATCACTAAATATGATGCAAAATTTCTATCATGGAGATAGTGATAATCTAAAATATGGAAGAGTTCTTGCTTTAAATGATTTAGAGATTAAGAGTGATGGATTCTATTGGCTTGATAGTGGGAGTTTCATATCTATCATACATGTAAAAGATGCAAAAGTAAATTATGAATTAGGCAGGATTGAATGTTAG
- the csrA gene encoding carbon storage regulator CsrA has product MLVLSRKIDEAIVIGENITIKVISVEKGVVKLGIDAPKNLSIVRSELLEDVKDSNIAASKEINLLDITSLSAILKK; this is encoded by the coding sequence ATGTTAGTATTATCAAGAAAAATAGATGAAGCGATTGTAATTGGGGAGAATATTACTATAAAAGTTATATCTGTAGAAAAAGGTGTTGTAAAACTTGGCATTGATGCGCCAAAAAATCTCTCTATTGTTAGAAGCGAGCTTTTAGAAGATGTAAAAGATTCAAATATAGCAGCTTCTAAAGAGATAAATCTCTTAGATATTACTTCTCTTAGTGCTATTTTAAAAAAATAA
- a CDS encoding 4-(cytidine 5'-diphospho)-2-C-methyl-D-erythritol kinase produces MKMKLYRAYAKVNIFLKIQGSRGNYHEIVSRFMRVPSLYDELSFVPKESSEEFELIGSFSCKREQNTIYKAYRALLEFLDEASGLHVENLMQKYAVKVTKNIPTFAGLGGGSSDAATFLKMCNEVLHLGLSQNELALIGLHVGADVPFFIYGYNSANVSGIGEVVEEFKEELLDIEVFTPQLEISTPKVYNLYRENFYNPVDGFEVERLKKISSKDALSAMSAAEANDLFAPAIQLYKELKNHYKYGYYFSGSGSSFFRVKEKENI; encoded by the coding sequence ATGAAAATGAAGCTTTATAGAGCTTATGCAAAAGTAAATATTTTTTTAAAGATACAAGGCTCTAGAGGCAATTATCATGAAATAGTATCAAGATTTATGAGAGTCCCTTCTCTTTATGATGAGCTCTCTTTTGTCCCTAAAGAGAGTAGTGAAGAGTTTGAATTAATCGGCTCATTCTCTTGTAAAAGGGAACAAAATACAATATACAAAGCATATAGAGCACTGCTTGAATTTTTAGATGAAGCAAGTGGACTACATGTAGAGAACCTAATGCAAAAGTATGCAGTTAAAGTAACTAAAAATATCCCAACATTTGCAGGACTTGGTGGAGGAAGCAGTGACGCTGCAACATTTTTAAAGATGTGTAATGAAGTTTTGCATTTGGGACTTAGCCAAAATGAGTTAGCTCTAATTGGTTTGCATGTTGGCGCAGATGTTCCATTTTTCATTTATGGATATAACAGTGCAAATGTTAGTGGAATTGGAGAGGTTGTTGAGGAGTTTAAAGAGGAGCTCTTGGATATAGAGGTCTTTACGCCACAGCTTGAGATAAGTACTCCAAAAGTTTACAATTTGTACAGAGAAAATTTTTATAACCCAGTAGATGGATTTGAAGTTGAGAGACTTAAAAAAATATCATCAAAAGATGCTCTAAGCGCTATGAGCGCAGCAGAAGCAAATGATCTTTTTGCGCCAGCAATACAGCTTTATAAAGAGTTGAAAAATCACTACAAATATGGATACTACTTCAGTGGAAGCGGAAGCAGTTTTTTTAGAGTAAAAGAGAAGGAAAACATATAA
- the smpB gene encoding SsrA-binding protein SmpB: MGENIAKNKKAYFDYFLEEKFEAGLVLKGSEIKAIRAGRVNLKDSFIRFVQGEAFLFNAHIGRLETTHHFYAHEERGSRKLLLHKKQIQKMIKAVEKDGYTVVPLQLYFNDRNIVKIQIAIAKGKQLHDKRNDLKEKDMKRDMERSMKDY, from the coding sequence ATGGGCGAGAATATAGCGAAAAATAAAAAAGCCTATTTTGACTATTTTTTAGAAGAGAAGTTTGAGGCTGGTTTGGTTTTAAAAGGGAGTGAGATAAAAGCTATAAGAGCTGGACGTGTAAACTTGAAAGATAGTTTTATCCGCTTTGTGCAAGGTGAGGCATTTCTTTTTAATGCCCACATAGGCAGGCTTGAGACGACTCATCACTTCTATGCACATGAAGAGCGTGGAAGCAGAAAACTTCTTTTGCATAAAAAGCAGATACAAAAGATGATAAAAGCAGTTGAAAAGGATGGCTACACTGTTGTACCGCTTCAACTCTATTTTAATGATAGAAATATTGTAAAAATTCAGATAGCTATTGCAAAAGGTAAACAGTTACATGATAAAAGAAATGATTTAAAAGAGAAAGATATGAAGCGCGATATGGAGCGTTCCATGAAGGATTATTGA
- a CDS encoding M23 family metallopeptidase: MNFLLILFLSVSSLFGFEVEFASGIVENGKVALLEFKKEKNILYEEALFDDKKYKILAHPKKSEKFYLLIPIDYEEKIAKKNIEIFYKDSGKEKSKVVVLDIKEAKYEKEALQVDSSKVTLSKKDKARSEKEYAEAMKIYNTSTPKSMLTSNFVVPLESKITSDFGKARVYNNTLKGYHGGTDFRASIGTPIIAANDGEVALAKDRFYSGMSILINHGDGIYTCYFHMSRFDVKEGQRVKKGELLGLSGDSGRVSGPHLHFGVRVGGKQVDPLHFMTLINKNLLL; this comes from the coding sequence ATGAATTTTCTTTTAATTTTGTTTTTGTCAGTTTCATCTCTTTTTGGATTTGAAGTTGAGTTTGCAAGCGGTATTGTAGAAAATGGAAAAGTTGCTCTTTTGGAGTTTAAAAAAGAGAAAAACATACTTTATGAAGAGGCACTTTTTGATGATAAAAAATATAAAATTTTAGCGCATCCAAAAAAGAGTGAAAAATTTTATCTCCTCATTCCAATTGATTATGAAGAGAAAATAGCTAAAAAAAATATAGAGATTTTCTATAAAGATAGTGGTAAAGAGAAGAGTAAAGTAGTTGTTTTGGATATAAAAGAGGCAAAGTATGAGAAAGAGGCACTTCAGGTTGATAGCTCGAAGGTAACGCTTAGCAAAAAAGATAAAGCAAGAAGTGAAAAAGAGTATGCAGAGGCGATGAAGATATACAACACTTCAACACCAAAGAGTATGCTCACATCAAACTTTGTCGTTCCACTTGAGAGTAAAATTACAAGCGATTTTGGGAAGGCTAGAGTTTACAACAACACGCTTAAAGGCTATCATGGAGGAACTGATTTTAGAGCCTCTATTGGAACACCAATTATTGCTGCAAATGATGGAGAAGTTGCTTTAGCTAAAGATAGATTTTATTCAGGTATGTCTATTTTGATAAACCATGGAGATGGAATCTATACATGTTACTTCCACATGAGCCGCTTTGATGTAAAAGAGGGGCAGAGAGTTAAAAAAGGCGAACTACTAGGGCTCTCAGGAGATAGCGGAAGAGTGAGTGGTCCTCATCTTCACTTTGGTGTAAGAGTTGGTGGAAAACAAGTTGATCCACTCCATTTTATGACACTTATAAATAAAAATTTACTACTATAA
- a CDS encoding tetratricopeptide repeat protein: MTLFQLLMLGASAFFAFKVYEHIQGLKDLQPHNEEPRTPSSFDPEFLVQKAEEAFETGDLQKAYDLFNEANSKVAQSSETLFKMGYILQQLKREDEALECYKKALEGDRENEFIHNSIASIYRLKEEFVSAKMHLNASLSIDNKNPITYYNYGNLLVDMKHIDEAKEMYKKALEIDADFAEAKEELEKLEKAG, from the coding sequence ATGACACTATTTCAGCTGCTGATGCTAGGGGCTTCTGCTTTTTTTGCATTTAAAGTTTATGAACATATACAAGGTTTAAAAGATTTACAACCACACAATGAAGAACCGCGTACTCCATCATCTTTTGATCCTGAGTTTCTAGTTCAAAAGGCTGAAGAGGCATTTGAAACGGGAGATTTACAAAAAGCATACGATTTATTTAATGAAGCAAACTCAAAAGTTGCACAAAGTAGTGAAACTCTTTTTAAAATGGGATATATTTTACAGCAACTAAAAAGAGAAGATGAAGCTCTTGAGTGTTATAAAAAAGCTCTTGAGGGAGATAGAGAAAATGAGTTTATTCATAACTCAATCGCATCTATTTATAGATTAAAAGAGGAGTTTGTCTCTGCTAAAATGCATCTAAACGCATCTTTGTCAATAGATAATAAAAACCCAATAACATACTACAACTATGGAAATCTTTTAGTAGATATGAAACATATAGATGAGGCAAAAGAGATGTACAAGAAGGCTCTTGAGATAGATGCAGATTTTGCAGAAGCTAAAGAAGAGCTAGAAAAACTAGAGAAGGCAGGATGA
- a CDS encoding Nif3-like dinuclear metal center hexameric protein, with the protein MKISQIYDFLDSLSPFELQEKWDNSGLLVGDFNQDVKKIVLSIDVDESLIDSMEEGTLLITHHPIIFGGLKQLEFNKYPANLLQKMIQKNISNISMHTNFDQTHLNEYVATEILGYKIAQKDGFVAYLDIDEDFDFFALKVASAFSLPHAKCVKSSQRVKRVALTTGSGSSLIKSIKADCFLTGDIKYHDAMEAKSINLSMIDIGHFESERFFADILFKHLKNLGLEAIISSSKNPFTYI; encoded by the coding sequence ATGAAAATATCTCAAATATACGATTTTTTAGATAGCCTCTCGCCTTTTGAACTTCAAGAAAAATGGGACAATTCAGGTCTTTTAGTTGGAGACTTTAATCAAGATGTGAAAAAAATAGTTCTAAGCATTGATGTTGATGAATCACTTATTGACTCCATGGAAGAGGGAACTCTTCTTATAACTCACCATCCTATTATTTTTGGTGGACTAAAACAGTTGGAATTTAACAAATATCCAGCAAATTTGCTCCAAAAAATGATACAAAAAAATATATCAAATATATCGATGCATACAAATTTTGATCAAACACATCTAAACGAATATGTAGCTACAGAGATACTTGGGTATAAAATAGCCCAAAAAGATGGCTTTGTGGCATATCTTGATATTGATGAGGATTTTGATTTTTTTGCACTAAAAGTAGCATCTGCTTTTTCGCTTCCACATGCAAAATGCGTAAAGAGTTCACAAAGAGTAAAAAGAGTGGCTCTGACGACAGGCTCTGGTAGCTCTTTGATAAAGTCAATTAAAGCGGACTGTTTTTTAACAGGAGATATAAAATATCACGATGCGATGGAAGCAAAGAGCATAAATTTGTCTATGATAGATATCGGACATTTTGAGAGCGAGAGATTTTTTGCAGATATTTTATTTAAACATTTGAAAAATTTAGGTTTAGAAGCTATAATTTCATCATCAAAAAACCCTTTTACTTATATTTAA
- a CDS encoding zinc ribbon domain-containing protein — MNLHLRQLIDLSHIDKAIDAFEPQIEEANYKFEAALAKKKSIDSDIESLGNEIRDEEIKKKKNEIHLGELSQKLADNSKKSNEVKTEREMKSLQLEEEIAKEQVTFANEEIERLERIIDLKTSQIESAKKVLEELDANLASIKAEVDEKLEVINKSRQDVFVKKEKLISEMNQKGLAFYQKIRRWAKNSTVVPVEEQACMGCHMHISDKVYADVIKAEEITTCPHCGRILYVETDKE, encoded by the coding sequence ATGAACTTACATCTTAGACAGCTAATTGACCTATCACATATAGACAAAGCTATTGATGCTTTTGAACCGCAAATTGAGGAAGCTAACTATAAATTTGAAGCAGCACTTGCAAAGAAAAAAAGTATTGATTCTGATATTGAGAGCTTAGGTAATGAGATTAGAGACGAAGAGATAAAGAAGAAAAAGAACGAAATTCATCTTGGTGAACTCTCTCAAAAACTAGCCGATAACTCTAAAAAAAGCAATGAAGTAAAGACTGAGCGTGAAATGAAATCTCTTCAACTTGAAGAAGAGATAGCAAAAGAGCAAGTTACTTTTGCAAATGAAGAGATTGAGAGACTTGAGAGAATTATTGACTTAAAAACATCTCAAATTGAATCAGCAAAAAAAGTTTTGGAAGAGTTAGATGCGAATTTAGCATCAATTAAAGCCGAAGTTGATGAAAAATTAGAAGTGATTAACAAATCTCGTCAAGATGTTTTTGTAAAAAAAGAGAAGTTGATTTCTGAGATGAATCAAAAAGGACTTGCATTTTATCAAAAAATTCGTAGATGGGCTAAAAATTCAACAGTAGTACCAGTAGAAGAACAAGCTTGTATGGGTTGTCATATGCACATAAGTGACAAAGTTTATGCAGATGTTATAAAAGCTGAAGAGATTACTACATGTCCACATTGTGGTCGTATTCTCTATGTGGAAACTGATAAAGAATAG
- the waaA gene encoding lipid IV(A) 3-deoxy-D-manno-octulosonic acid transferase: MRPFTLLYFILSVVLYLIALPLLVYLSFKQKYKESIPARFFLFKNPKFKSSGGIWFHACSLGEARALKPVLDLLSGCDIKITTITQTGQVEALRYSVDVRYLPYEMFLPFWIKRQDFLIVLEAEFWFLLFSVAKAKGARVILLNARISEKSAKKYLQFAWFYKKLLSHVEIIYAQSQVDKNRFLALGAKNIEVIGNIKLSANISKTKEYKKPKVEVITAGSTHEGEEESILKSFVEYKKQSDAKLFMVPRHPERFQAVFELMRRYCDKNSLTLSRFSNDKEFDTDMVLVDAMGELNNIYAISDIAILGGAFRKDIGGHNPLEPAYFGCKIITGKHFFHQSELFKYVYHVQYVEPSEIHKALMASRDLPPSMVEEKTDLKPVIDRILKN; this comes from the coding sequence TTGAGGCCGTTTACACTTCTCTATTTTATCCTAAGTGTAGTGCTCTATCTTATAGCACTGCCGCTTTTGGTATATCTCTCTTTTAAACAAAAATATAAAGAATCAATTCCTGCTCGTTTTTTTCTCTTTAAAAATCCAAAATTTAAAAGCAGTGGTGGTATCTGGTTTCATGCATGCTCACTTGGAGAAGCAAGAGCGTTAAAACCAGTTTTAGACCTCTTAAGTGGTTGTGATATAAAAATAACAACCATTACTCAAACAGGTCAAGTAGAAGCCTTAAGATATAGTGTTGATGTTAGATATCTTCCATATGAGATGTTTTTGCCATTTTGGATTAAGAGACAGGATTTTTTAATTGTATTAGAAGCTGAATTTTGGTTTTTACTCTTTAGCGTTGCGAAAGCAAAGGGTGCGAGAGTTATACTCTTAAATGCTCGTATTTCCGAAAAAAGTGCGAAAAAATATCTCCAATTTGCATGGTTTTATAAAAAATTACTCTCACATGTAGAGATAATTTATGCGCAGAGCCAAGTAGATAAAAACCGCTTCTTAGCACTTGGTGCTAAAAATATAGAAGTAATTGGAAATATAAAACTCTCAGCAAATATCTCTAAAACAAAAGAGTACAAAAAACCAAAAGTTGAGGTTATAACGGCTGGAAGCACTCATGAAGGTGAAGAAGAGAGTATCTTAAAGTCATTTGTAGAGTATAAAAAGCAGAGTGATGCGAAACTCTTTATGGTTCCAAGACATCCTGAGAGATTTCAAGCTGTTTTTGAACTGATGCGAAGATATTGCGATAAAAATTCTCTTACGTTAAGTAGATTCTCAAATGATAAAGAGTTTGATACGGACATGGTTCTTGTAGATGCTATGGGAGAGCTTAACAATATATATGCGATAAGCGATATAGCAATTTTAGGCGGTGCGTTTAGGAAAGATATAGGTGGACACAATCCACTAGAACCTGCCTATTTTGGGTGCAAAATAATTACTGGCAAACATTTTTTTCATCAAAGTGAACTATTTAAGTATGTTTATCATGTTCAGTATGTTGAGCCATCAGAGATTCATAAAGCACTTATGGCTTCAAGAGATTTGCCACCAAGTATGGTTGAAGAAAAAACAGATTTAAAACCTGTAATTGATAGAATATTAAAAAATTAA
- a CDS encoding pseudouridine synthase family protein — translation MATEKAYKLLAAQEGISNSEAKSMIDRGLVYAANKKVMIARGDIDTKTLFKVEKVEKIRPIFENDDLVVVDKPAHVNSDEIERQFKPAVLLHRLDKETSGVLMLVKNEEFREKAIQEFKKDRVYKEYIAWIEGILSEPVDIDRPILTTKKNNRASSNVSSKGKPARTEVFPDLVSANKTKVKCIIHHGRTHQIRVHLRYIEHPIVGDEQYGGRRAKRVMLHAHKVRLLGMEFTAPEPKTFLTFE, via the coding sequence ATGGCTACAGAAAAAGCGTATAAACTCTTAGCAGCGCAAGAGGGGATCTCAAACTCAGAAGCAAAGTCTATGATAGATCGCGGTTTAGTATATGCTGCGAACAAAAAAGTGATGATTGCACGTGGAGATATCGATACAAAAACTCTCTTCAAAGTTGAAAAAGTAGAGAAAATAAGACCAATCTTTGAAAATGATGATTTGGTTGTAGTTGATAAGCCAGCACATGTAAATTCAGATGAGATTGAGAGACAGTTTAAGCCAGCAGTGCTTTTACATAGACTTGACAAAGAGACAAGCGGAGTTTTGATGCTTGTTAAAAATGAAGAGTTTAGAGAAAAAGCGATACAAGAGTTTAAAAAAGATAGAGTCTATAAGGAGTATATTGCGTGGATAGAAGGAATACTTAGCGAACCTGTTGATATCGATAGACCAATCCTTACAACTAAGAAAAACAACCGTGCATCTTCAAATGTTTCATCTAAAGGAAAACCAGCAAGAACAGAGGTTTTTCCTGATTTAGTGAGTGCAAACAAGACTAAAGTAAAATGTATAATTCATCATGGAAGAACGCATCAGATAAGAGTTCATTTAAGATATATAGAACATCCAATAGTTGGTGATGAACAATACGGCGGAAGACGTGCAAAAAGAGTCATGCTTCATGCACATAAAGTAAGACTTCTTGGCATGGAGTTCACTGCACCTGAGCCAAAGACATTTTTAACATTTGAATAA